The Branchiostoma lanceolatum isolate klBraLanc5 chromosome 1, klBraLanc5.hap2, whole genome shotgun sequence genomic sequence CATCCTGCATTTTTTCTATCCATATGATTGGTCCCTTTGGAACCAGTTGGTGGACCAAATATGTCATCCTCGAAGTCAAAATCGTCGTCTGCGCTTGATCTTGGTGACGGCTGTCCTCCGAATCCTGGAGACCGAGATTTCCATGTGGGAGTTGCGTCTGTCGGGGATAAAAGATAAGTTCTTACAAAGTGATCAGCATTTTTGATACAGCTTTAAACCTACAGATcattctgcacttacagtattaACCGTAAATCtaattttgtacatgtgaaCAAGGAGGATGAGACTATTACACATGTAGGTGTATTGCTGCATATGAATATTATGAATAAAAAGCTGTCATTCATTGCTTACCTTGAGCCTTCAGCTGGCCTGTTCTAGATCTGTCAGAGTTCCCCATCCCTAGTGGGTCAGGCTTTGCATCTGTTAGATAGAGATAGATACGATAGGACATGAGTGTAGCTTTCTGTCATCTTGATCAAATTGTACCACTCAGACTACATACACATCTTTCCTGCTAACACCTCTATCTAAtcaccttacatgtacatcacttccAGATTATTTTTGGACCTCAGTTGATTAAAAGGGGTGATCAATTACCTGTACACAAGTCCAAATATTACACACCTGAATGGCTATAAATTGGAGACACAATGTAAGAATCAGATGTCTATCAGTCTTGGTGGATGGATGACTGGCTGTCAATCACATCAATCATATCTCTGACAGACTCATTGATGGACCATGAAAGCAGGGATTACTTCAGACCAAGGTATTTGTGAAGCAAGTGTGGCTGACTTGAAAGACAAACCCACTAAGtaatcaaacagcaaaataccctCTCTGTAAAGAATGATGACAGGAGAATGCCACCATGATGGAACCTTGGAGCACTGACAATGGTTGGACACTGCACACAAAGTACTGACGGGACGTTTTAAAAGACCTTAGGTCAGGACTTGCAGTATCTTTGCGGTTTATGATACTGGTGAAGAACACAACAATGTCTTTCAGAATTGGAAACTGGAGGAAAGGTCTTCATGGTGTTGTAAGTCTGAGGAGAGTTGCTAACAAAACACGATGTGTTTACCTGGAGCGTACACAAACAAGCAACGGCCTCGAGGAAGATCGGATCATCACAAGCAAGCTCATGTGACTGTACACACAGTGTTGTGTTACGCGCAGTAAAACGCTCCTGTTTTGGGTGGCAACATGAAGTATTCAGGGACGTACAATAAGCGTCTGAAAGGAGGTGGGGTGGTTCGCCGTGTTCTGTTTTACCGACGTATGTCGACGGACTGATGTATACGCAGGCTTCAAAGGGAGACATCGGTACACAAAGGAGACAACTTGTTGTTGTAAATAAATTGCAATTCTTCGCTCGTGTTTGGGTGATAGAAATCAGGTCATCTGCCTCCAGCACATCATATTCTGCAAATAGCTGCAgagttgttttttctcctttGACAGAATTTCATCAAATTCTAATTGAAACATCACCAGACACATCCTAAAAATTTTTCCTGAAGATTGGGGGAAAAGGAGAACCTGAAATATTTATTacagatacattgtatcatCTTGTTGACATGACTTTGACTAGTTTGAGGTGGCAAATATATGCATGCACGCTGCCTCCCTAGATGTGGCCGAAATCCAATAAACAGACACCACTAGCATGAAATGTACAGACACAGTCTAGTTCATCctaaatgtcggtgttttggaCCAACTCTTACTGCCTGTAACCAGAACGTCAACATCAGACGTAGTCAGGTCCCACAAGACAAAGGCACTCTGCTTGCTCTGCCATTAGCAGAGTGTGATGCCATGTTTGTCCCTTGTTAGGATCGTGGGTATGACTGCTCATGAAAAGACTAGTTCTGCTAGAGCCTCACACGTTGTACAAAACActctgatactgtaaattcataaaCTTTCGTGGTGATTTTATTTGGCGGTAGGAGCGAAAAGGAAGCTTTCTCtctgttttaaatttgtgttaaaacagttctgtagtacagtacaaatgcaaattagaaacccatatttgcagtgtcacaACTTGGTGAAGAGGTCATCAAGAAAACCGcacaaataaaaccaccgtgaacgtttcaagatttacagtagcaaAGACATATTCTCAGATCTAGCTATAAATTACAGACATTAAAAACTTACCTTTCTTAACATTAGTGTGTCTGGAGTAGAAGCCTGTTGTGGTGATCTTGGTGCCCACCTGACTACCCAGTCCACGGGGGGTGCGCGGGGGGATGGGGATGTTCTTCTTTATACTCCATACTTcatcaaggtcaaagtcaaaaCCTACAGCAAAGAGAGAATAGATCTTACTACCGCTTATTGCTGTCATTATATGTAAAAGAATCACAGGgagtgcttggctgaaaatgccAGGCTCAGGGATGCCAGATTGCACagctactagctacttgaaaaagcatcatgcttcacctcaactgaGGATGACTTATTTACCTTTTACCAtataatataacatatgacaTCTATCATTAAAAACTTAGGTTTCCATAAAAGAAGTAAAATGGAGACTTGACCACATGATTTAATCTTCAGCAAGCTCTGCCTCAAGAGCCTCTATTAGGACTAAACAGATGTACAGACAAGTCTATGGTTTATGACTACACTTGAGATTACACTTTTGAACCTTCTCCCTGATGCCCAAGCCTGAAACCAACACAAATCTGGGGTAGCAAAGACAGCCTCAGCAGGGTGAGGGTTAACCACCCACCTGTAGGAATGGAGCGTTTTAGAGTTAACCCACCCACCTGAAGGAATGGAGCGTTTCATAGTAACCTACCCACCTGTAGGAATGAAGCATTTTAGAGAAACCCACCCACCTGTAGGAATGGAGTGTTTTAGAGTAACCCACCCACCTGTAGGAATGGGGCATTTTAGAATAACCCATCTACCTGTAGGAATGGAGCAATTTAGAGTTAACCACCCACCTGTAGGAATGGAGCGTTTTAGAGTTAACCCACCCACCTGTAGGAATGGAGCGTTTTAGAGTTAACCCACCCACCTGTAGGAATGGAGCGTTTTATAGAACCCACCCACCTGTAGGAATGGAGCATTTTAGAGTAACCCACCCACCTGTAGGAATGTAGCCTTTTAGAGTAACCCACCTACCTGTAGGAATGGAGTGTTTTATAGAACCCACCCACCTGTAGGAATGGAGCGTTTTAGAGTAACCCACCCACCTGTAGGAATGGAGCGTTTTAGAGTAACCCACCCACCTGTAGGAATGGAGCGTTTTAGAGTAACCCACCCACCTGTAGGAATGGAGCGTTTTAGAGTAACCCACCCACCTGTAGGAATGGAGCGTTTAATAGAACCCACCCACCTGTAGGAATGGAGCGTTTTAGAGTTAACCCACCCACCTGTAGGAATGGAGCGTTTAAGAGTTAACCCACCCACCTGTAGGAATGGAGCGTTTTAGAGTTAACCCACCCACCTGTAGGAATGGAGCGTTTTATAGAACCCACCCACCTGTAGGAATGGAGCATTTTAGAGTAACCCACCCACCTGTAGGAATGGAGTGTTTAAGAGTAACCCACCCACCTGTAGGAATGGAACGTTTTATAGAACCCACCCACCTGTAGGAATGGAGCATTTTAGAGTAACCCACCCACCTGTAGGAATGGAGCGTTTTAGAGTAACCCACCCACCTGTAGGAATGGAGCGTTTTATAGAACCCACCCACCTGTAGGAATGGAGCATTTTAGAGTAACCCACCCACCTGTAGGAATGGAGCGTTTTAGAGTAACCCACCCACCTGTAGGAATGGAGCGTTTTATAGAACCCACCCACCTGTAGGAATGGAGCGTTTTAGAGTAACCCACCCACCTGTAGGAATGGAGCGTTTTAGAGTAACCCACCCACCTGTAGGAATGGAGCGTTTTATAGAACCCACCCACCTGTAGGAATGGAGTGTTTTAGAGTAACCCACCAACCTGTAGACATGGAGCATTTTAGAGTAACCCACCCACCTGTACAAATGGAGTGTTTTAGAGTAACCCACCCACCTGTAGAAATGGAGCATTTGAGTAACCCACCCACCTGTAGGAATGGAGCGTTTCCGCGGGGGGAATTCTGGATGAGCGTCCTCGTCCTCTTGAGCTGGTCTGTTGGGACCTCGGTACAGAAACTTCTTGGTCGGACCTGGAGTGGAGGGAACAAGTTTTCCTTGATTAGTTTATTCAAGCAATAATTGTAAAACATGCAGCTGGATCACAGCCTCACATGGTGCATGTATATTCCCACCAACACATTATGGTATAACACAACCAAATCTCTTCctgttgacatacatgtaacctccattaacattaatctgccaggttacataaatccaccactttgaaaagtAGATCGCTAGAGCAGCACCCcccaagtatgcacagtttagatatacatgagtGCATTATCCTGGGGGATGCTGGGTTGGAgttctgtttggacgtatcttttcagggtgctggaattatgtaccctggcaaaattatgttagtagatgttgccTTCCTTGTTTCAGTAGTTAATTCAGTCATTACACATGCTATTGCAAAATGTGTAAATGGGgagaaattgtttttttaaagtttttccGATGCAACAGGTGAATCCACACTGCCAAATTCTCCAACCTCTAGACAGTCACTCAGGGACCAGCACTTAGAATTTCTTATCATTTTAAGTTatgtttcttttcaaataaTGCATTATAGCAATTAACATTCACCACAAGCTGATCTGAAGGTCAACGTCCTTTTCAGTATGCTCAAGTTGTTCTACCAAATGTACAGCCTGTAGGTCACAGGTCAAGTCATGGGTCCATAAAGCGAGTCAATAGTCTCCATGGCGACGGCACAAGCCCGCTCCAAACATCACCCAGCACAATGGCTAATGATGTGGTCTGTGGCCACTAATGCTCAAGTGGACTAACCTTTTTAGTCTTATCAAGGACCATGTCTGCCAGTGGCAGGGAAGCTTGTTAGCAATCTGTGTACTGTTTTCTCAGGGACTGCTCAGAAATACTGACATTTCTGGTTGGCAAAACTATTTCTGATATCTATACAGATCAATATAAAATCTATATCAAGGATTTGGCTGTCTAATATTGGAATTAAATGACCTTTGTTCAGAAATGTAACCCGCAACTATTTGCAATTGGGAGTTAAAAAATCTTTGTTCAAACAAATTCTGTCAGATAATACTGATGAcaacatgttttaaaaaattcatgaaaagatGGAATGACAATTGGTCAAACTTTGTAGTTACAATGTATTCACTTTTTCTGTGACAGCGTACCACATAAACAGAAATATAACACTTTCTTACAACAGAGTTTTTGTCAAGCATGAAAGACTTAACAGATGAAACCTTCACTGTTTATGATGAGAGGGTTCAGAAGTTCACCTGTTAATGATGTAATATGAGCTGAGACCACCTGTTCATGGAGGGAAAGTGTGATCAGGAGATAATTTATGTGGGCCATGGGAATAAAGGAAGATTTATGAGCTGGAAACCACTTTCACTCAGAAGATATTACATTTATGGGACATGGTAAACTTGGATACCAGGAAATTGCGAGGGTGGTTGTAGACTTTAGTACAGAACATATTTGTTCCTTTCAATAAATGGTTCAAAGTTATACAAAAAGTCTAaacttatgttacatgtaatacCAAAAGAATTATGATACCTTAAACCAGTGCTAAGAGGGGTTAGAGACTGAGGATGATGGAAAGGTTCTAAACCAGAGTATGGACAAGCCAGGAAGATTTGGATTTTCTGATATTTACCGTAGCAAGGTTTGGTGTACATGTcacgtttttttttacccaaaaCTCGGAGTTCCCAATGTGGTCCTTCATACTAAATCATAGAATCAGAATTTTTATAACATCGattattttctgaaatacagaaaacttaTTCTTCTGGGACCATCCAGATGTATTCAGCTGACATTGATTTCCAGCCAGTGAAAGTCAAGTGTCAGTATGGCACAAAGACAGGAACAATGGCTCTGTAAGCTGAACTGATGCCAAATGGTCCGCCATTTCATTTTGGCCCAGCATAGCTCCTTCTAGGAGGCAGACATTGTGAATTACAAgaggtgtttgtgttttacTTCTAGAATCCATGACAATTCTGAAGCCAATTCTAATCTTCTGCACATAAAGTAATGCACATCCTGTACGTGGAAGTATGCTAAGGTGACCATATAACTGATCATTAAACTTACGAACAAAATATATAAACGGCGGTCGTCCCTcagctacacaactcccttagctacacaactcccttgccagcattagagaaccttgcccccccccccccaatatatacgccgccgttataggaagtctgcgaaggaggctacatatGTGCAGTTGTGCCCAATAATATTTACCTTTCTTCTTATTCCTAATCTCCTTCAAGGTTTAAACACTTACACCAAACACCTGGCCAAAGAACAACACCTGAACTACAGGTAGATGAACACCTACCTTTCCGCTGTTCTGTTTTCTGTTCCATTTCATTGTGAGACCCACCAACACCACTAGCACACCTGGACCCACCCCACAGCCAGCCCTACCATCCTACAAGCACCTCAACGACTGCTCGCTGTTTGATCGGTTGCAGTGTTTGCTGAGCGGTGGGTCAGAAATCACAACTTTCCGCACGACCCCGTTATCACAATTGCTGATTGGTTGGGCAGATAATGTTGTTGGTAGAGGAAGTGGAGCGCTGGGAGCCGGTGAGATTTGTGTTGCCAGGCTCTCATTAGGAGACTTATGCTATGAGACATCATTATATTATGTAATATTATCTagttcagggctgtctccaggacccgtccctctgtcctggAACAGCAATTCCCCCCCAAAAATTTTCACCTCATCCATAAAAAAAACCTGATCTccgtgacatgaaattgatgaaaatgcgtATTTTTGTATGCTTCAAATGACAtacagattcaacaatgaaatcTAATAACATGGACTTCAAAACAATGtctgggacagaaaaaaacttaaagctggagacagcctgaTCTTGTTATAGTATCCCCAAAACTTTTGGGGAAAAACAAAAGCTTGAAAGAACTTTACATGTTTAGGctggcacctacatgtacatgtattgtttgcaTACTTGCTACTCTTTGCAAAAAGCTACCTAAACTGGTTAAGACCAGCATAATGGAAAAACGTGTGTCAAAATTCTGCTCTTGTTCATTGATTGTGAGAAGAAAAGACTGCAGATGTTGTTTAGTCTGGTTCTATTTTTCTATAACCATGGAAAGAAAAGCGCAGCAGTTACAAGGCTGTTCCTATTCAGTAAGAGTCAATTGGAGCCTATTCACAGCCTGGAAAGTCCGAACAAATAATATGCAACATCTGGAggtaacaaacatacaaatatatcaatCATGAATATCAGCTGGAATAGACAGGGCCACATACCTGGCCACGTACCTGGGACAGGAGAATTCACATTGCTTTGTTGTAAGGAGATTTAGATCTAATAAGGTATGCTAGTTTACCTGTAGGATTAGAATTAAAAgcattgaagtacatgtaacctAGCACACGAGAGCAACAATGAATGGCAAAACCTTTCTTAATACCAAGGTCAAAGATTGTACCACAGCTATATGTTAAACTGATACACGTGATAGTATCAGACCTGAAACTAGTGGAAGGTCATCTACAGCTACTGTGAATTTATGGATTATTTGCCAAGTTATTAAGTTACTGTGatttatggtacatgtaaaatCAGACTTGAGACAGAAATAGGTTAGGAACGGTGGTCAAGACAGTTATACTCCTTTTTTGAACATCACATATTAACTCAATGGCCTCATCATCAACAAGAGACTTTGATGGACTAAGGCACTCCACCCCCCAAGATGGACAGAATGTCTACTCAGTAGACTTCAGGTAAAGGATGAAACGGAACTTGTCCAATGATAGGTCCCACAATTACACAATGTTACTAGTGTCTATGCCAAATCATCACGGGAGAAATATGGAATGAGCCAGCTAATTTGCTAAGATATTGCTGGTGCAATGAACCAGCCATATAACCTGTACATATCTGTGTGTTCACGACTGTCCATGGACACAGCAAAGTAACCCTTTGTCAATATTCCTGCCAACACAAACATCAATAATACACAAGTCAAGAGTCTTGTATCCCAGCAGGGAAAACATGGACAGTATCTGTATAGGACAGGTAGGTCATTAGATACCTTATCACCAGTCCTGTTCACATGGCAAGGTAAACAATTAGATGCAATTTTATCAAATGCCATATAATTTACAGTCAGAAACCTCATAAAAAGATGTCAGTATATAAAACAGTATATCAATCTTTCTTCAAATCCATTTTGTAATTAGTTTTTCTTGATATCTCGATAAGAAAAATACCAAAGGTCAATCTTAAATGCAGGCAATCTACAGGTTCATTTCTTTGACCTTTTGTCTTCTCTTAGTCTTAAGATAACCGATCTAGCCTGAAGTCGAGTAAACTTCGCCCAGTATTTGTACCTTCTGTGTAGCCATCAGAATAACAGTAACCCTACCTGCACACCTGTCTGCTGCTGTTACATGCAGGTAACCAGAGGCAGGATGTCACACATGGTTAACTCTACACAACTCTGGTTCGCTGACCATGCAGAAATTCATACAACACAAGCGACACTTACTGTAACTAACCTCAGTTTGCTGTCTTGATAACAAGGAAATACTGACAAATAATGCCACTTATACTGGAAAATATCTTCATTTTTATGAAAGTTTAATGTGTAACTTAAGACACCAAGTTATAACTATGGATTCTAACATACTGCTTGCTTGAATCTCTTAACCCACATtcgtacatttgtacatgtcatACATGTCGTACAGTATAAGAGATTGGGGTAACCAAAATTTGCTGCcgaaaaacatgtacaaaatcagTACCAGTAGTTAGGATAGGAGCCAAAAATCTAACCATCTAAACTGATAATGCTTTTTAGGGTTAAGCAATCAAGACTTACCTTGCTTATTGTTCAGCATCCTTGTTTTATTCTCTACTGCacagaatgtgacagatggAGATGTAGTCCTTAGAACTGAGCTTAAAATGCTTCAAGTAAAACAGACTTGACCACAAATTCTAAATGAAACTAAAACGATAATGAAAATAGCAATAACGTTTAAATGTGCTGCTACTCAGGTTACTGAGCTCTAGTCCTCATGAATCAAGCCA encodes the following:
- the LOC136443065 gene encoding uncharacterized protein isoform X2 — protein: MEQKTEQRKGPTKKFLYRGPNRPAQEDEDAHPEFPPRKRSIPTGFDFDLDEVWSIKKNIPIPPRTPRGLGSQVGTKITTTGFYSRHTNVKKDAKPDPLGMGNSDRSRTGQLKAQDATPTWKSRSPGFGGQPSPRSSADDDFDFEDDIFGPPTGSKGTNHMDRKNAGWRGTYRL
- the LOC136443065 gene encoding uncharacterized protein isoform X1, translated to MKGKAEENRPPGPTKKFLYRGPNRPAQEDEDAHPEFPPRKRSIPTGFDFDLDEVWSIKKNIPIPPRTPRGLGSQVGTKITTTGFYSRHTNVKKDAKPDPLGMGNSDRSRTGQLKAQDATPTWKSRSPGFGGQPSPRSSADDDFDFEDDIFGPPTGSKGTNHMDRKNAGWRGTYRL
- the LOC136443065 gene encoding uncharacterized protein isoform X3 — its product is MLNNKQGPTKKFLYRGPNRPAQEDEDAHPEFPPRKRSIPTGFDFDLDEVWSIKKNIPIPPRTPRGLGSQVGTKITTTGFYSRHTNVKKDAKPDPLGMGNSDRSRTGQLKAQDATPTWKSRSPGFGGQPSPRSSADDDFDFEDDIFGPPTGSKGTNHMDRKNAGWRGTYRL